The following nucleotide sequence is from Phycisphaera sp..
AGTTGAAATCGTTGTGGTCGGCGCCCTGGATGTACGTCACCTGCTTGTCGCCCGTGCCGCGCTCATAGATTGCGAACGGCTTGCTGCCACCCGCCACGCTGCCGCGCACGTCGCCGTCAGACGAGCCGTAGACCAGGTGGAAATTGGAATCACCCGGCAACGCACGGATGCCGAAGTCGGTCGGCGCGATGCTCGATACCACAAGGATGTCGTCCAGCGAATAGTTCACCGGGGTGTAGCTGCCCGTCACGATGCGGTCGTACGCCCGGGCCACGCCTTCGCCGCCGCGGCTGTGGCCGATCCACACGGTACGGCTCTGATCGAGCCGCCCGTTCAACGCGCCACCAGCAATGGTCGCGAGGTTCCCGAAGAAGTAGTCGGTGTGCCGCAGCGTGGTGTCGCTGGCCGTCTCGATGCCCGGGCCGGTGTTGTTCTCGTGGCTCATCACCACCCAGCCGTGGCTGGCGAAGTGATCGTGCATGTAGTCGTACCACACATACTGCTGCCCGTTGCCGTGGCTGATGATCACCACCGGCACGTCGCTCCGGCTGGCGATGTCGCTGGGATAGGTCAACCGCTGCTGATCACGCGTACTGGGGATGCCTGGGAACGTGGCGGTGTACGTCGACACACGCGTGCGAGCCACCGGGCCAAGGGTCGTGAGGTCCTTGAAGAGCCAGAAGCCGACGCTCTCGAGCCCGTCGATGAGGTCGCCCGCCCCAAGCTCACCATCGCCATCGACATCGATCACGACATCGTACGGCACGCCGATACTCTCACCTGCGTCGGCGTTCAAGAAGGCAGTGCCACCCATCGCCGCGATGTTGTCGGCTGTCGATCCACCGCCGCTAAAGCTCGCCGGCTGCGGCAGCCCGCGAGCGTCCACCAGGGTTGGATCGGCGTCCCACTCCGCGGCTGACTTGTCGGCCACCAGGTACACGTCAACCGGCCCACCGGGCACGCTCGCCTGGGCGGGGTCGATCGCGACGGAGATGACCTCGCCCGTGCTGAACGTCCGCACGTAATCCGCGTGCGGGAACCCGCCGAGTTCCACCGCGGCGAGTTGGAGGCTCACGATGTCGCCCGAGGGGCACCCCATCACGAACTGGTTCTGGAACTCGAGGAAATCGAAGATATCCAGCCGGCCGTTGCCGTCGAAGTCCGCCCTCAGATCTCCAGCGGAGAACAGGTTCTGGAATTCGAGAAAGTCAAAGACCGTCAGCGAGCCGTCACCGTCGAGGTCGGCCGGGCAATCGGCCTGGGCGTACGCCGCCGATCCAAAAGCCAACCCAGCCGCGACGGCCAGCATCGCGCCGGTTCGTGTCGTGTTCCGCATCATCTGCTCCTCTGCTCCCCCGAGCTCGCGTGTGTGTTTCTCTCGTGGTTGTGCGCGGCTTAGGGCAGCAGCCGCACGTCGTCCAAACCGATGCGCCCCTCGTCCGAGCCATGGCTCGGACCGAAGCGCAACCGGACAGTCTCGATATCGCCAAGGTCCAGGGCGCTGCCATCGCGGGTGAAGTCGATCAGCCGCAGCCGGATGGTCTCGAACTCGTTCTGCCAGCCCGCCCCCGAGCCGTAGCTCGTGCGTTGGTACGGATCTCGCACGAGCGTCGCGTACGTCCCGGTCGACACCGCGCTGGCGTTGCCGTCGCCGTCGACCAGTTCGATCGTAAAGAAGAGCCCGGCCATGGACGCCGTCGTGAGCGGATGCCGCGTCGATTGGGCGACGCGCATGCTAATGGAGCCATAACCGGTCAGGTCACGCTGCCCGGCGGGCAAGCCAAACTCGTACGCCCCATCAGCATTATCCCATTGGAACACCACGCCGGCCGAATCATCGCTGGCGCTCGCGCTGGCGCGCGTCATGCCGTTCATCGGGTCGGTGCCGCTGGTCGAGAACGCCGAGTCGTTGTCTTCGAGCCGCCCCTCGGTCAGGCTCGCCACGTCGAAGCCCACGGTCGCGCCGCTGCTGGCCGCCGTCGTCGAGGGTGCGCTCTGGTAGTCATCGATCACGTATCCCGCGGCCGGGCCGGGGTTCTGCTCGCGGATGATGGTCGAGCTCTGGGCGATGCTGGGCGACTGGAGCGACCGCTGGTGGCGCCAGACGAACTCGTCAGCCCACATGTTGTCCTTCAGGTATCGCTCGGCCAGCGCGAGCCACGCCGCATTGGCGATGCGCTGGCCCTCGGGCCGGCCGATCGCCGTGCCGGGAGGCCCGGTGAAGTCGTTGAACCCGCAGCAGTTGAAGTCGTTGTGGTCGGCGCCATGCACGTAGGTCACCTGCTTCGATCCCGTGCCACGCTCGTAGAGCTGGTAGCTCTGGCGGTCGTCGCGGTGCGGGCAACCGCACACGTCGCCGTCGGCCGCGCCGAACAGCAGGTGGTAGTTCTGATCGTGAATCTGGCTGAGCGTCGCGCGCCACACCGTCGGCGCGATGCTGCTTGTGACCTTGAAGTCGCTCAGCCCGTAGCTCTGCGGCACGTACACGCCGTCGACGATCTTGCTCGTGGCGCGCACCACGCCCTCGCCGCCGCGGCTGTGGCCGATCCACATGATGCGCGACGTGTCGATCCGGCCGGCCAGTTCGGGCGCAAACGAGGCGTATCCACTGATGAACGCGTCGGCGTGCCGCAGCATGCTGTCGCTGGCAGCCTCGATGCCGGGGATCGTGTCGTTCTGGTGGCTCATGACCACGTAGCCGTGGCTGGCCAGGTGCTGCTGCACGTAGTCGTACCAGCGGTAGTCGTGCCCGTTGCCGTGCGCGATGATCACCAGCGGCATGTCCGTCAGGCTCGGATCATCGGGGTACACCAGCAGCTCACGCACGCGGTGCGACGGCAGGCCGGGCCAGCTCACGGCGTAGTCGAGCGGGTCGGCGCGATCGTATGGGCCAAGGCGGGTGAGGTCCTTGGCGTACCACATGCCCGTGGCGTCGCCGAGGCCGTCGACCAGATCGCCCTCGGACATCATCCCATCGCGATCGGCGTCGATCACGATGTCGTAGCCCGCGGCCACGCGGGGATCGGTCTCGGCCGGTGAGAGCAACGCGGTCGCGTTCAGCGAGAACACGTTGGCCGACAGAGAACCGCCGGGGAAGGTCACGGACTGCTCCCCGGTCGACCGGGCATCAACGAGCATGGGGTCGGCATCCCACTCCGCCTCGGTGCGCGCCGGCACGACGTAGACGTCCACGGGAACACCCATCAGGCCGGGATGCTTCGTTGGATCCAACGCGACGGCGGCGGTCTGGCCGAACACGAACGTGTCGACGATCTCGATATGCGGGAACGCGGCCAGCGAACGGCCGGCCAGGTCGAGGCCGGTGATATCGGCCGGGCACCCCGCGTCGAAGGCGTTCTGGAACGCCAGGAAGTCGAAGATGGTCAGGTCGCCGTCGCCGTCGAAGTCGGCCAGCGGATCGCCCGAGCTGAACAGGTTCTGGAACTCGAGGAAGTCGAAGATGGTCAGGTCACCATCGCCGTCGAGGTCAGCCGGGCAGGCCTGGGCGGTGACAGTGAGACCAACGACGGACAGCAGGGCAGCAAGCACGGTTCTACGCATCGGAGGATTCCCCTACACGAGGCGGCATGTGGAAGAAGGCCGCCCCAGATGCACAGATTACAGCACTCGGGGGCCGACCGCGACGGAAAATGGTGAAAAAGTGGCCCACAACCGCCATATTGCGGCGCGCGAGCAGCGTCAGGCCCGTTCCAGAGCCCCCACACGCCCAAGGGCGAACGAGGCAGCCAGCGGATCGGCGTCCGAGCCGTCGAGCATGGCGGCAACAGCACCCGCGGCTGTCCGATAAGCCAGCGACATCCCGTGGCCCGTAAACCCGCCGCAGTACCAGACCGAGTCGTCCTCGCTCACCGGGCCGACCAGGGGCATGCCGTCGGGCGAGAAGCCCATCGTGCCCGCCCACCGCGCCACAACTTTGATCGGGCGATCGAGCAGCATGCGCGCGAAGCTCTCGATGGCCTCCTGCACCGGCGGGGTCGATTGGTCGTCGAGGGTCTGCTCGTTTTGCGTGAAGCGATTCCGGCAGCCGCCCACGACGATCGTGCCGTCGGGCGTCTGGCGGATGTACTCGTGCCCGCGATTGGCGTAATAGGCGTAGTCCAGGCGCGCGCCCTCGGCGGTCAGGGCGAGCATCTGCCCGCGGTTGGGCCTCACAATCGGCGCGAGATTCGGCAGCAGCGAGCCGGCGTACGCGTTGGTACACACCAGCACACGCCGGGCGTGCACGGTCGCGCCGGCGGTCCGCACGACACAATGGCCATCGTGCGTGCTCGCGGGCTCGATGGCGTGGGTTTCCTGCCCGGCGAGAACCGCCGTGCCGAGCTTGCTCGCGAGCAGACCCACGAGTTCGGCAGGGTTGACCGTCGCGTCCCCGGGATTCACCAGCCCGGTGATGGGCAGACCGCTGGCCCAAGCGCTGTCCGTGCCCGATTCACTCAACAGCACGCCGAAACCGTCGGCTTGCAGGAGCGACGCCGATTCGATGAGCTCGTCGGCCTCGTTCTGGTCGAGAGCGAGCAAACAACTCGGAGTGTGCTTGTAAGACGGCAGCTCCGAGATGCCCTCGGACTGGAGCCCGCGGAGGTTTTCCTCGCTCCAGCGCCAGACGTGCTGGGCGGTCTCAATCCCCAGCGTGTCGCGTGCTGAGCGGTAGTTCTCGGCGAGCCCACGCATGAGGTAGCCGGCGTTGCGGGAGCTCGCGCCCGAGCCGGGCGCGTGGCGTTCGAGCACGACGACAGAAAGGCCGCGGCGGATCAGGTGGAGCGCCGCGGACAGGCCGCAGACACCCGCACCGACCACGGCGGCGTCGACGTCGATGGTCTGGGGTTTGGAGGATCTCTGCCAGTAGGGAACGGTCATCTGGCGTCAGCCAGCGGCGGCCCTCAGGCGGCGGCGAGGCCGGTGGCACGCGAGGCACGCAGCAGACGGCGGCCGGCGTAGGCCAGCAAGCCAATGCCCAGAGCCACCACAAGGACGGCGGGCACCGAGATCGACAGGCCACCGGCATGGACGGCCATGCAGTCGGCGCAGAAGCCGGCGTGGGCGTGCGAGGCGTGGCAACCGTGGGTCGAGCAAACGTGCATGTGCGTCTCCGAGTGTGGTGCTCCAGCAAGCGATGCCGGGGGCGATAAGCAGAGTGTACCTCATCGAGAATCGAGTTTCAAGACTCGATAAGGAGAGAATCGGCCAGATGCGGCTCGGACCTGAACCGCGTGCATCACAATGGCATCAAAACGACACCGCGGCGGGCTGTGTGGCCCGCCGCGGTGGATTGGTTCGAGATGTCGCCCTGTGGGCTTGGGGGCCTTACTTGCGCTTGATCTTGTGGATCGTGTGCTTGCGCAGGCGGGGGCAGTACTTGTTGATGCCCTCTTTCATGCCCTCGGGCAGCCCACCACGAACGTTGACCGAGGTGCGGTAGTTGAGGTCGCCGGTCTCGCTGCACTGGAGCCAGACGTATTCGCGGGCAGCGCCCTTTTTCTTAGCCATGGGTCACGTCCTCTTTGGGCGTACAGGAAAAGGTGCTTACTCGATGATCTCGGTGACGACGCCCGAACCGATGGTGCGGCCACCCTCGCGGACGGCGAACCGGAGGCCGGCTTCCATGGCAACGGGCTTGCCCTCGAGGTCGACCTCGACCTCGACGTTATCGCCGGGCATGCACATCTCGGCCCCGCCGACGAGGTTGACCTGGCCGGTCACGTCGGTGGTCCGCATGTAGAACTGGGGTTTGTAGCCCGAGAAGAACGGGGTGTGGCGGCCGCCCTCCTCCTTGGTCAGCACGTAGACCTCACCCTTGAACTTGCGGTGGGTGTTGATGCTGCCGGGCTTCACGATGACCTGGCCGCGCTGGATTTCCTTCTTCTCGACGCCGCGGAGCAGGATGCCGCAGTTGTCGCCGGCCATGCCCTCGGTCATCTCCTTGTTGAACATCTCAACACCGGTGATGGTGGTCTTGAGCGGCTCGGGACGCAGGCCGACAACCTCGGCGGCATCGCCGACCTTGACGACGCCACGCTCGATGCGGCCGGTAGCCACGGTACCGCGGCCCTTGATGCTGAACACGTCCTCGACGGCCATCAGGAAGGGCTTGTCCGACTCGCGGGGCGGCTCGGGGATGTAGGAGTCCAGGGCATCGAAGAGCTCGTCGACGCCCTTGTTGGCGGCGTCGTCGTTGGGCGCTTCGATGGCAGCCTTGGCGGTGATGTGGACGATCGGGGTGTCGTCGCCGGGGAAGTCGTACTTGCTCAGCAGGTCGCGGACTTCCATCTCGACGAGCTCGAGGAGCTCGGGATCGTCGACGAGGTCGACCTTGTTCAGGGCGACGACGATGTAGGGCACGCCCACCTGGCGGGCGAGCAGCACGTGCTCACGCGTCTGGGGCATGGGGCCGTCGGCGGCCGAGACCACGAGGATGGCGCCGTCCATCTGGGCGGCACCGGTGATCATGTTCTTCACGTAATCGGCGTGGCCCGGGCAATCGACGTGCGCGTAGTGGCGGTTGTCGGTCTCGTACTCGACGTGCGACGAGTGGATCGTCACGGTCTTGGACGCGTCACGGACGGTACCACCCTTGGTGATTTCGGCATAGGTCTTGGCCTTGCCACCGCGCTTGACGGCCGACCTGGCCGCCATGGCGGCGGTCAGGGTGCTCTTGCCGTGATCGATGTGGCCGATCGTGCCAACGTTTACGTGCGGCTTGGTCCGCTCGAAGACCTCTTTTGCCATCGCCGTCTACCTCCAGCATTGCCTTCGCGTCGGCCGCCCCGCTGAAAGGGCGTCTGGCCGACCGGTTTCCTGATGAATCAAAGCCGGAATCCACGCGGAACCGGCGATGTCTGCATGTTGCCCGGGTGGTCTGCCCGAGCCCGTCACCCGCCGCAAATCGGCGGAGGGAACTATAGACTCGTTAGACCCGACGTGGGGCCGGACGCGGCGGCCTTCAGATGGGCCCAAAGGGCCGGTACGGAAGGCTGCCAAAGCCGCTGGTGAGATTTGAACTCACGACCTCACCCTTACCAAGGGTGCGCTCTACCACTGAGCTACAGCGGCACCGAGGGCTTCCCCCCGACGGGCGGGAAGAGTGCTCACCCAACGGCGAGCCAACATGGTACCCGGTGGGCTATCGGCGTCAACCCGGCTGGACTTCGGTTTACCGGTCGTTCTCGGTGTCTTCGCCGCCCAGGAGCTGGGTGCGGGCCAGGTCCTGGTACAACTCGCAGCGGGCCATGAGCTGGTCGTGGGTGCCGATGTCGACGATCTTGCCGGCCGCAAGGACAACGATGCGATCGGCCCGGCGGACCGTGCTCAGGCGGTGGGCGACCACCACGGTGGTGCGGCCCTGGCTGAATTCGTCCATGGCCTCGTTGATGCGGGCCTCCGAGCCCGCGTCGATCATGCTGGTGGCCTCGTCGAGGATCAGGATGGCCGGATCTCGCAAGATCGACCGGGCGATCGCCAGCCGCTGCCGCTGCCCGCCCGAGAGCGAGGTACCCCGCTCGGCGATGGCGGCCTTCATGCCCCCTGGCATCTGCTCGACAAACTCGGTGGCGCGGGCCCGGTCGAGGGCGGCCTGCACCTCGGCATCGGAGGCGGTGGGCTTGCCATAGGCGACGTTGTCCCGCACGCTGCCCTCGAACAGCACGGTCTCCTGGCTCACCACGCCGATCTGCTTACGCAGGGAGCGGACCGAGACCTTCGTAAGGTCGTGGCCGTCGACGAGGACCGCCCCTTGCTCGGGGTCGTAGAGGCGGTAGAGCAAGCCGAGCAGCGTGGTCTTGCCCGAGCCGTTGGGGCCGACGATGGCGACGCGCTCGCCGTGCTCGATCGAGAGCGAGACGCCGTCGACCGCCGGCGTGCGCGCGCCGGGGTAGCGGACCGAGACGTTCTTGAGTTCGATGACCCGGCTGTGGCGTGGCAGGCGTTCGAGCCCGGCCTCGTGGCCGGGCTCGGTGCTGGCGTTGAGGAGTTCTTCGAGGCGTTCGGCCGCGCCGGCGGAGGTCTGCATGTCGTTGAGCAGGCCGGTGAGGGGCTTGAGGGCGGCACCGCCCAAGGCCAGGCCGGCGAGGACCTTCACAAAATCGGGCACTTCGAGGCGACCGTTGGTAATCGCCCAGAACGCCACAAGCACGAGGACCACCAGGATGAGGACCGTGAGCACCTCGACGAACGGCTTGGACAAGGCCCGGGCTGTGCGGGCCTTGAGCATCTGGTGGTACACACGGCGATTGGCCAGGCTGAAGCGGTGGGTCTCGCGGCGTTCGGCGGTGTAGGCCTTGACCACCCGCAGGGCCTGGGCGGCCTCGGTGGCGATGCTGAGCAATTGGGCGCGATGACCCATGGCAGCCTTCGATGCCTTCTTGATGCGACGCCCAAAGTAGCGAATGACGCCCCAGACCGCCGGCGCGATGATCAGGGCCAGCAGCGAGAGCTTCCAGTCGATGATGAACGCGAAAACGAGGGCACCAAGGCCCTTGGTGACCTGCGTGACGGCCTTGCTGAGCAGGGCCTCGAAGCCGTAGGCGAGCTGGTCCGCGTCGGCGATGAGGCGGCTGACGGCATCGCTGCCACCAACGCTGCCGGCAGAAGCGTCGGCCTGGCCGTCGCTCGAACCGCGCTGGGCGGCCAGCAGGGGCATAAAGAGCAGGGCCCGGAACGCCTGCCGGCGGACGCGCATGACCGTGCGATGCACCACGGTGAGGGCCAGGAACGAGTGGGTGAACTGGAACACCCCGGCAAACACCGCCAGCACGGCGATGAGGATGACCAGGAAGACGATGCTGGGCCAAGCATCCTGGGGCAGGCTGTCGACCAGCCAGGCTGGGAACTGCCAGGAGCCCTTGGCGTTGTGGTCGAGGGCCAGCTTCTGGAGGCCCTGTTGCTCTTTGAACAGGCCGTCGACGATGGGCGAGGAGGTCAAGAGGCCGATCGCCAGGCTACCGCCCGAGAGCACGGCGCACAGCAGCGCCAGGGCGATACGCCCCTTGAAGATGAGCATGAGCTTGGCGAGTCGCCAGAAGGCCGGCATGGGCTGGGAGTATTGCCTACCCCCACCGCTGGAGCAATGTTGGGGTTTAGTGCGAATAGGCTCCTGCTGGCCACGCATGGCACCCTGAAGGGGCCACCACGGGCCTTGGCCGCTGGGATAGGGGGCCCTGACGAAGAAGCGACAGGGTGGCGCGGCCTTTGCATGCACAATCGGTACCGCCCCGTGACTTGGGGCCAATCCGGAGGAGATGCTGATGTTCTCGAAGCCCAACCCGACCGACCGCCCGGCTCACCGCGAATCTGGCGGGATCGAATTCGACACCTTGGAGCCCCGCAAGCTGCTGAGCCACACCACCGGGCTCGACCACGCCCTGTACATGCCCGAGGGCTTTAGCGCCCCCAGCGTGGTGGAGGTGGTCGAACTGGCCTACGCCGACGACAGCGGTAGCGCCGACTGGGAGCTGTGGGCGCACTACGAGCGTGATGGCGCGGGCGACGAGATCACCCGCATCGCCCAGGGCACGCTGAACGCGGGCGACACCGATTCGGTCGCCGTGTGGGGCGACGGCGCGAGCCTGGTAAGGGCCGACGAGCCCTACAGCTTGGTGCTGCGCACGAGCGACGACGACATGACCGCGTTGCTGCGGCACAGCGACTTCGATGCCCAAACTGCCCAGCACTTCGTCGAGGTTGGCGATGACGACTTCGTAATCACCGGCCTGCGCCGCGACGACGCGGCCTCGCGCGACTTCGTCGTCTTCCACAACACCGGCGACGACAGCACAACCGTGCGGTTGGAGTTGGAAGACAACCGCGGCCGCACGTTCGTGTTCCAGCAGACCGTGCTGAGCGACCGGCGCGGCGGCTGGAACCTGCAGCAGATGGAGAACCTGCCACGGGGCGTGTTTACCGCGCGAGTGACCAGTGACAACATGCTCGTGCTCGCGGGCACGCGGTACGCCCTGGAGCGTGACGTGGCGACCATCGAGCTGCCCAACCGGACGCTGGCCGCGGCCGGCGCGCTGCTGAGCGCCGAATTCGACGGTGGCGGCGGCCCCGACGAGGACACCACGTTCTTCATTGCCAACCCCTCGGACGAGACGGTCGAGATCCGGTTCACGACGATCCAGCGTGACGACGGCCCCATCAGCGGCCCGGCGACATTCACTGCAACGGTCGGCGCCAATGACACGGCCAGCGTGTCGCTGCGGGATGTCGGCTTCAACGGCGGGGACGACGACTTCTCGATCGTGTACGAGGCGGACGCGGCGATCTCGGTCAGCGTCGTGACCGAG
It contains:
- a CDS encoding FAD-binding oxidoreductase, with the protein product MTVPYWQRSSKPQTIDVDAAVVGAGVCGLSAALHLIRRGLSVVVLERHAPGSGASSRNAGYLMRGLAENYRSARDTLGIETAQHVWRWSEENLRGLQSEGISELPSYKHTPSCLLALDQNEADELIESASLLQADGFGVLLSESGTDSAWASGLPITGLVNPGDATVNPAELVGLLASKLGTAVLAGQETHAIEPASTHDGHCVVRTAGATVHARRVLVCTNAYAGSLLPNLAPIVRPNRGQMLALTAEGARLDYAYYANRGHEYIRQTPDGTIVVGGCRNRFTQNEQTLDDQSTPPVQEAIESFARMLLDRPIKVVARWAGTMGFSPDGMPLVGPVSEDDSVWYCGGFTGHGMSLAYRTAAGAVAAMLDGSDADPLAASFALGRVGALERA
- the rpmG gene encoding 50S ribosomal protein L33, producing MAKKKGAAREYVWLQCSETGDLNYRTSVNVRGGLPEGMKEGINKYCPRLRKHTIHKIKRK
- the tuf gene encoding elongation factor Tu, which gives rise to MAKEVFERTKPHVNVGTIGHIDHGKSTLTAAMAARSAVKRGGKAKTYAEITKGGTVRDASKTVTIHSSHVEYETDNRHYAHVDCPGHADYVKNMITGAAQMDGAILVVSAADGPMPQTREHVLLARQVGVPYIVVALNKVDLVDDPELLELVEMEVRDLLSKYDFPGDDTPIVHITAKAAIEAPNDDAANKGVDELFDALDSYIPEPPRESDKPFLMAVEDVFSIKGRGTVATGRIERGVVKVGDAAEVVGLRPEPLKTTITGVEMFNKEMTEGMAGDNCGILLRGVEKKEIQRGQVIVKPGSINTHRKFKGEVYVLTKEEGGRHTPFFSGYKPQFYMRTTDVTGQVNLVGGAEMCMPGDNVEVEVDLEGKPVAMEAGLRFAVREGGRTIGSGVVTEIIE
- a CDS encoding ABC transporter ATP-binding protein/permease; translated protein: MPAFWRLAKLMLIFKGRIALALLCAVLSGGSLAIGLLTSSPIVDGLFKEQQGLQKLALDHNAKGSWQFPAWLVDSLPQDAWPSIVFLVILIAVLAVFAGVFQFTHSFLALTVVHRTVMRVRRQAFRALLFMPLLAAQRGSSDGQADASAGSVGGSDAVSRLIADADQLAYGFEALLSKAVTQVTKGLGALVFAFIIDWKLSLLALIIAPAVWGVIRYFGRRIKKASKAAMGHRAQLLSIATEAAQALRVVKAYTAERRETHRFSLANRRVYHQMLKARTARALSKPFVEVLTVLILVVLVLVAFWAITNGRLEVPDFVKVLAGLALGGAALKPLTGLLNDMQTSAGAAERLEELLNASTEPGHEAGLERLPRHSRVIELKNVSVRYPGARTPAVDGVSLSIEHGERVAIVGPNGSGKTTLLGLLYRLYDPEQGAVLVDGHDLTKVSVRSLRKQIGVVSQETVLFEGSVRDNVAYGKPTASDAEVQAALDRARATEFVEQMPGGMKAAIAERGTSLSGGQRQRLAIARSILRDPAILILDEATSMIDAGSEARINEAMDEFSQGRTTVVVAHRLSTVRRADRIVVLAAGKIVDIGTHDQLMARCELYQDLARTQLLGGEDTENDR